A region of Arabidopsis thaliana chromosome 5, partial sequence DNA encodes the following proteins:
- the HSD1 gene encoding hydroxysteroid dehydrogenase 1 (hydroxysteroid dehydrogenase 1 (HSD1); FUNCTIONS IN: oxidoreductase activity, binding, catalytic activity; INVOLVED IN: oxidation reduction, metabolic process; LOCATED IN: endomembrane system; EXPRESSED IN: seed; CONTAINS InterPro DOMAIN/s: Short-chain dehydrogenase/reductase, conserved site (InterPro:IPR020904), NAD(P)-binding domain (InterPro:IPR016040), Glucose/ribitol dehydrogenase (InterPro:IPR002347), Short-chain dehydrogenase/reductase SDR (InterPro:IPR002198); BEST Arabidopsis thaliana protein match is: hydroxysteroid dehydrogenase 1 (TAIR:AT5G50600.1); Has 30201 Blast hits to 17322 proteins in 780 species: Archae - 12; Bacteria - 1396; Metazoa - 17338; Fungi - 3422; Plants - 5037; Viruses - 0; Other Eukaryotes - 2996 (source: NCBI BLink).), with amino-acid sequence MELINDFLNLTAPFFTFFGLCFFLPPFYFFKFLQSIFSTIFSENLYGKVVLITGASSGIGEQLAYEYACRGACLALTARRKNRLEEVAEIARELGSPNVVTVHADVSKPDDCRRIVDDTITHFGRLDHLVNNAGMTQISMFENIEDITRTKAVLDTNFWGSVYTTRAALPYLRQSNGKIVAMSSSAAWLTAPRMSFYNASKAALLSFFETMRIELGGDVHITIVTPGYIESELTQGKYFSGEGELIVNQDMRDVQVGPFPVASASGCAKSIVNGVCRKQRYVTEPSWFKVTYLWKVLCPELIEWGCRLLYMTGTGMSEDTALNKRIMDIPGVRSTLYPESIRTPEIKSD; translated from the exons ATGGAGTTGATAAACGACTTTCTCAACCTAACTGCTcctttcttcaccttctttggtctctgcttcttcttgccTCCTTTTTACTTCTTCAAGTTCTTGCAGTCTATTTTCTCGACAATTTTCTCTGAAAATCTTTACGGGAAAGTTGTTCTCATCACTGGTGCTTCCTCCGGTATAGGCGAG CAATTGGCATATGAGTACGCATGTAGAGGTGCATGTTTAGCCCTGACCGCCCGAAGGAAGAACCGTCTAGAGGAAGTGGCAGAGATTGCTCGTGAACTCGGATCTCCCAATGTTGTTACCGTTCATGCTGATGTCTCCAAACCTGATGACTGTAGACGAATCGTTGATGACACCATCACCCATTTTGGCAGAT TGGATCATCTTGTAAATAATGCTGGGATGACGCAGATTTCAATGTTTGAGAACATTGAAGATATAACGAGGACAAAAGCAGTTTTg GATACTAACTTCTGGGGATCGGTTTATACCACTCGTGCTGCGCTTCCATACCTTAGACAAAGTAATGGTAAGATTGTGGCTATGTCGTCTTCCGCAGCGTGGCTAACCGCTCCAAGGATGAGTTTTTACAAT GCAAGCAAAGCAGCTTTGTTGAGCTTCTTTGAGACGATGAGAATTGAGCTTGGTGGCGATGTACACATTACAATCGTCACACCTGGTTATATCGAGTCGGAGCTCACACAAGGCAAGTACTTCTCTGGTGAAGGCGAGTTAATAGTCAACCAAGACATGAGAGAT GTTCAAGTAGGACCATTTCCGGTAGCGTCAGCATCAGGATGTGCCAAGTCGATAGTGAACGGTGTGTGCCGGAAACAAAGATACGTGACAGAGCCATCATGGTTTAAGGTGACGTACCTTTGGAAAGTGCTATGTCCGGAGTTGATTGAGTGGGGTTGTCGGTTACTGTACATGACTGGAACTGGTATGTCCGAGGATACTGCACTCAACAAGAGGATCATGGACATTCCTGGTGTACGTAGTACTCTGTACCCGGAATCTATCAGAACTCCAGAAATCAAGTCGGATTAG